Below is a window of Candidatus Bathyarchaeia archaeon DNA.
GCCTGTTGCCTGCGATGGCTTGAGCTCAGTTCTGTTCATTCAGGCTTCCTGGCGCAGGGCCGATGCATGACGGGACTTTTTCGCTTCCAATGCTTGCAGAAGAAGGTTCGTCATTTCACGGCCGCTCTTTTCCCAGGTGAAGTGAAGCATTTTCTCGGCCGCTTTGGCACCCATTTCTTCGCGCAAGCGCGGATTCTCGTACAATTTCCGGATCAATGATGCAAGTTCCTTCGAATCGGTAGGATTACGAAGCAGGAGTCCATCAACTCCATCCTCAATAATTTCTGAAGTACCGTTCGTGACGGAGGTGATCACAGGGAGGCCGCAAGCCATTGCTTCTGCGGGTGGCTGACCAAACGCATCCTCAAGCGAAGGACCGCAGTATGCGTCTGCGGCAGCATAATAAAATTCGACGTCCCTCCGCGATGGCAAAAAGTGAACTTGAGCCACGCACTGATTCTCCTCAACGCACCTAAGGTAGGTCGATTGGACGTCTTGTCCAACTACGAGTAGTTGGAGCGGCAATTCCCGAAGGAGTGCTAGTGCCTCCAATAAGGAATGAAGGCCCTTATTTCGCCAATCATTGCCAATAAGAAGTAGTACAAATTGTCCCGGAGATAGATGATATGCGCGGCGCACCTCATCGCGCAGCCAAATTCGTCTAGCAGGATTGAAGATTCCATGATCAATACCTAGGTAAACCACCGTAAAACGGTCTGTGCGCCCGTAGAATGTCTTTAGAGCCATCGCCGTTTTCTGAGAAATAGGAATCAGGGTCTTCTTCCGTTTAGCGTAGAGGAGGCGCTCAAGATGAGCGATAAACGAATAGTACAACTTGCGGTGGAGCAACAATGGCCAATTGCGAAGGGGATGATTTTCAAAGCGCAGCATCGATGCGTTTCGCCGGCGATAGTCCCCGAAGACTACATGCACGGACATTACATCCGCGTCGAGACAGTTGATACCGGGAGAGAACACTAGATCTGGATTCAATCCCCGAAAAATGGCGTTCCACAAGCGACAAAAGTGATTTGCTGCAAACCACCATGAATAAGCCAAGAGGTGAGGCCCCGGACATTTAGGAATGCGATACCATCTGATTCGCGACAAATCTAGATCGTCGACCCGCTGACTGAATAGGTGGATATCAAAAGTGTTGATCAACTGATTCAGCCATTCCGCGACGCGGCGCTCGGTGCCGTGCTGTTTGTCCACGAATGGTGAAACAACTACGAGGCATGGTTTCTTACCTTGCATGTGTGAATTCTAAAAGGATGCTCTCATCATTTCGCACCAGCGCTCGAGTACAAACAGGCTCCAAATACGGGACCAGCCAACATCTGCTGGCTTTGACTGGTATCGGTGCCATAGTGCAGCAACGGGTGCCGGGTCGAAAACTCCGGCAGTACGAAGTTGCCCAGGCTGAAAGGCATCGTCCAATGCATTCCTAAGAGTGCTTGATAACCATAAAGCAAGCGGAAAGGTAAATGTGCGTTTGGGCCGGGAGGCAAGCAAATTGAGAAGTCCATCGGGAATGTATTTTTTCACAGCAGCCAGCAAGAGTCGCTTCTTCTGAAACCGGAGGGAGGCCGGAAGTTTCCAGACGGCGTCTACGGTCACCGGGTCCAGGAAGACTGGGCGAAGCTCTAGGCAGTTCGCCATGCTCATTGCGTCAGAATCACGGACAAGGCGTGGCTCAAGGTGCGCATGAAAGTCTTGGAAAGCCAGCCTCTTAGTCAGCATTTGCCTCCTTGTGGATTTTGCCCATTTACAAAGATGCGTCGTGGCCGGCGATTGGCCATTTGAGCTTAGTTCTGGGGAAATCAAGAGCCTCTTGACCGAATCCTTGGGGAAAAGGATCTTCACAGCAAGCTCAGCGGCCACAGAGGGATCATCCGCTCCGAAGAGGTAAGAAAGCCTTTGCCACCGGTAGGGCAAGCTATCGTGGCGCAAGAGCCACTTGCCGGCTTGCTGTGGAATGTATTGCGTTAGGGACGCGGCTCGCGTGAATCGTTCAAACCATCTTATGGATTCGTAGCTTCCGAAGAGCTCGTCGCCTCCCGTTCCAGAGAGTGCGACTTTGAAATCTGCCTCAGCAGTGATCCAGGCAACCCAGTAAGTGTTCAGACCGTCCACAGTTGGCTGATCCGTTGCCCAGATAACGTGCCCAATCGACGAAACGATTCGATCAGAAGGAA
It encodes the following:
- a CDS encoding glycosyltransferase family 4 protein; the encoded protein is MLRFENHPLRNWPLLLHRKLYYSFIAHLERLLYAKRKKTLIPISQKTAMALKTFYGRTDRFTVVYLGIDHGIFNPARRIWLRDEVRRAYHLSPGQFVLLLIGNDWRNKGLHSLLEALALLRELPLQLLVVGQDVQSTYLRCVEENQCVAQVHFLPSRRDVEFYYAAADAYCGPSLEDAFGQPPAEAMACGLPVITSVTNGTSEIIEDGVDGLLLRNPTDSKELASLIRKLYENPRLREEMGAKAAEKMLHFTWEKSGREMTNLLLQALEAKKSRHASALRQEA
- a CDS encoding asparagine synthase-related protein, producing the protein GTNRLTAITIGFEEKDYDESEASRQSTELLDISHRLVLLPSDRIVSSIGHVIWATDQPTVDGLNTYWVAWITAEADFKVALSGTGGDELFGSYESIRWFERFTRAASLTQYIPQQAGKWLLRHDSLPYRWQRLSYLFGADDPSVAAELAVKILFPKDSVKRLLISPELSSNGQSPATTHLCKWAKSTRRQMLTKRLAFQDFHAHLEPRLVRDSDAMSMANCLELRPVFLDPVTVDAVWKLPASLRFQKKRLLLAAVKKYIPDGLLNLLASRPKRTFTFPLALWLSSTLRNALDDAFQPGQLRTAGVFDPAPVAALWHRYQSKPADVGWSRIWSLFVLERWCEMMRASF